From the Lathyrus oleraceus cultivar Zhongwan6 chromosome 4, CAAS_Psat_ZW6_1.0, whole genome shotgun sequence genome, one window contains:
- the LOC127076585 gene encoding putative pentatricopeptide repeat-containing protein At5g52630: MGRVQYTPMKTVALNFKSKNVVFKSNKLMVDSQLQLQLPFNLNQQQPLYRNICNTLLSLTYSRSLPKGLQLHAHIIKLGLQTIPLLSHHLINFYSKTHLPYSSLQIFNDSPHKSATTWSSIISSFAQNDLPLVSLEFFRRMLRHGLTPDDHIFPSATKSCAILSSLPVAQSLHCSAFKTAYHVDLFVGSSIIDMYAKCGDIGFARNVFDEMPNRNVVSWSGLIYGYVQLGEDDEALRLFKRFLVEEDDGVNDFTLSSVLRVCGGSTLLQMGKLIHGLSFKTSFDSSCFVASSLISLYSKCGVVEEAYDVFEEVTVRNLGMWNAMLIACAQHAHTNKTFELFEKMKSVGGVKANFITFLCVLYACSHAGLVEKGKYYFELMKDYGIEPGTQHYSTMVDLLGRAGKLDDAVKMIEEMPMEPTESVWGALLTGCRIHGNPELASYVADRVSEMASVSSGLHVMLSNAYAAAGRWEEAAKARKTMRDCGIKKETGLSWVEEGNRVHTFAAGDRSHAKTLEIYEKLEELGEEMDKAGYVADTSFVLKEVGGEEKNRTIRYHSERLAIAFGLITFPKGQPIRVMKNLRVCGDCHTAIKFISKCTGRVIIVRDNNRFHRFEDGKCTCGDYW; this comes from the coding sequence ATGGGCCGGGTCCAGTATACACCAATGAAAACGGTTGCGTTGAATTTCAAATCTAAAAACGTTGTTTTCAAATCTAACAAACTAATGGTAGATTCTCAACTTCAACTTCAACTTCCCTTCAACTTGAATCAACAACAACCTTTGTATAGAAACATATGTAACACTCTTCTGTCTCTGACCTACTCTCGCTCACTCCCCAAAGGTCTTCAACTTCATGCTCATATTATCAAATTAGGTTTACAAACAATTCCTCTTCTCTCTCATCATCTCATCAATTTCTACTCCAAAACCCATCTTCCTTATTCCTCTCTTCAAATCTTCAACGATTCCCCTCACAAATCAGCCACCACATGGAGTTCAATTATCTCTTCATTTGCTCAAAACGATCTCCCTTTAGTTTCTCTCGAATTCTTCCGCCGCATGCTCCGTCATGGTTTAACTCCGGACGACCATATTTTCCCTAGCGCAACCAAATCATGCGCGATTCTATCGTCGTTACCGGTTGCTCAATCCCTTCATTGTTCTGCTTTTAAAACTGCTTATCATGTTGATCTTTTTGTGGGGAGTTCTATTATTGATATGTATGCTAAATGTGGAGATATTGGTTTTGCACGTAACGTGTTTGATGAAATGCCGAATAGAAATGTTGTTTCTTGGAGTGGGTTGATTTATGGGTATGTTCAATTGGGTGAGGATGATGAAGCTTTGAGGCTTTTTAAACGGTTTCTTGTTGAAGAAGACGATGGTGTTAATGATTTTACGTTGTCGAGTGTTTTACGGGTTTGTGGTGGTTCTACTTTGCTTCAAATGGGTAAGCTAATACATGGATTGAGTTTCAAGACGAGTTTTGATTCGTCTTGCTTTGTGGCGAGTTCTTTGATTTCTTTGTATTCTAAATGTGGGGTTGTTGAAGAAGCTTATGATGTTTTTGAGGAGGTTACTGTAAGGAACCTTGGTATGTGGAATGCTATGTTGATTGCTTGTGCTCAGCATGCACACACAAATAAAACGTTTGAGTTGTTTGAAAAGATGAAGAGTGTTGGTGGGGTGAAGGCTAATTTTATTACCTTTTTGTGTGTGCTTTATGCATGCAGCCATGCAGGGTTGGTAGAGAAGGGTAAGTATTATTTTGAGTTGATGAAGGATTATGGTATTGAACCCGGGACACAACATTATTCAACCATGGTTGATTTGCTTGGCCGTGCGGGGAAGTTAGACGATGCAGTTAAGATGATTGAGGAAATGCCTATGGAACCAACTGAATCTGTTTGGGGAGCTTTGTTAACTGGATGTAGAATACATGGGAATCCTGAATTGGCATCTTATGTTGCGGATAGAGTTTCTGAGATGGCTTCTGTGAGTTCTGGACTTCATGTCATGCTTTCGAATGCTTATGCTGCTGCTGGGAGATGGGAGGAAGCGGCGAAAGCGAGGAAGACGATGAGAGACTGTGGAATAAAGAAGGAAACTGGGTTGAGTTGGGTGGAAGAAGGGAATAGAGTTCACACATTTGCTGCTGGGGATCGGTCTCATGCGAAGACATTGGAGATTTATGAGAAGTTAGAGGAATTGGGAGAAGAAATGGATAAAGCTGGTTATGTTGCTGATACTTCTTTTGTGTTGAAAGAAGTGGGTGGCGAGGAGAAGAATAGAACAATTAGGTATCATAGTGAGAGATTAGCTATTGCATTTGGACTTATTACTTTCCCTAAGGGACAACCAATTAGAGTGATGAAGAATTTGAGAGTTTGCGGTGATTGTCACACTGCGATCAAGTTTATTAGTAAATGTACGGGAAGAGTCATCATTGTGAGGGACAATAATCGGTTTCATCGATTTGAGGATGGAAAATGTACTTGTGGAGATTATTGGTAG
- the LOC127076581 gene encoding putative disease resistance protein RGA3: protein MAERISYGLTQSIIKSLASEAYREFRQIYGVKHEVDRLRETVESIKAVLLDAEEKQEQNHAVQNWIRRLNDVLHPADDLLDEFVIEDMRHKMEVQEKNKVSQVLHSLSPNRIVFRRKMAHGIEKIRKSFNDVVDEMTKLNLSQNVVVVRQTKEVRRETSSFVLESDIIGRENNKKEIINLLRQPHRNHNVSLIAIVGIGGLGKTALSQLIYNDEEVQSLFEKKMWVCVSENFDVKTILKNILESLSNGKVDENLSLDNLQSNLRQNLSGRKYLLVLDDIWNESHHKWIELRTYLMCGAEDSKILVTTRSKTVAQTMGVCDPYVLNGLTSEESWGLLKNIITYGNEVERVNQTLESIGKKIAEKCSGVPLAIRTLGGLLQSKSKESEWNNVLQGDFWRLCEDENSIMPVLKLSYRSLSPQQRQCFAYCSIYPKDWEIEKDELIQLCIAQGYLNFSPEIKVMEDFGNQFVKVFLTKSFFQDAKMDGDGDIYSFKMHDLMHDLAMQVAGKDCCSLDGEAKELVSRPMHVSLQHNDIDLLSSLDASRLRTLVLLSSSPYWTGLDGEELSVISNFKYLRVLKLSDSSLTKLSGSIGKLKHLRCLNLYDCRASIDIFKSISNLVFLKSLKLRISEIAINEFNASGIHNSNWLSSLTNIVEISITSCGTLRFLPSLERLPFLKSLHISSLRCLTYIHYEKPIFPEKFFPSLESLRLEDCSSFMGWCIGGVFYSSQSRDLSFHPFPLLSHLSITGCPMLTCMPAFPKLDKILELNCSNMNALYTTLDNQSLSLPPLSKLKSLCIGGELIDVGNIPENWMQNLTSLQHLQIECFSSKQFHDTAIWFSDGFNCLPSLQKITLQHCDDLKTFPDWICSLSSLQHVIIRYLTCLASAPEGMSHLTKLQTLEIIACPLLVKECATQTSATWSRIAHIPNIILRDFI, encoded by the exons ATGGCTGAGCGAATTTCATATGGCCTTACTCAAAGCATCATCAAAAG CTTGGCCTCTGAGGCCTATCGTGAATTTCGACAGATATATGGTGTTAAGCATGAGGTGGATAGGCTTCGGGAGACAGTTGAATCCATCAAAGCTGTGCTTCTTGATGCTGAGGAGAAGCAAGAACAAAACCATGCTGTACAAAACTGGATTAGAAGACTCAATGATGTGCTTCATCCTGCTGATGACTTGCTAGATGAATTTGTTATTGAAGATATGAGACACAAAATGGAAGTACAGGAAAAGAACAAAGTGTCGCAGGTATTGCATTCCTTATCTCCAAACAGAATTGTTTTTCGCCGTAAAATGGCTCACGGAATTGAAAAAATACGAAAGAGTTTTAATGATGTAGTGGATGAAATGACTAAGTTGAATTTGAGCCAAAATGTTGTGGTGGTTAGGCAAACTAAAGAAGTCAGGAGAGAAACTAGCTCTTTTGTATTAGAATCAGATATCATTGGTAGAGAAAATAACAAAAAAGAGATTATAAATTTGTTGAGACAACCACATAGAAACCACAATGTATCCTTGATTGCTATTGTTGGTATTGGTGGTTTAGGAAAGACAGCTCTTTCTCAGTTGATATATAATGATGAAGAAGTGCAAAGTTTATTTGAAAAGAAGATGTGGGTATGTGTCTCTGAAAACTTTGATGTCAAAACTATTTTGAAGAACATATTGGAGTCATTATCGAATGGAAAAGTCGATGAAAACTTATCATTAGACAACTTGCAAAGTAACCTCCGCCAAAATTTATCTGGAAGAAAGTACTTGTTAGTCCTAGATGACATTTGGAACGAGAGTCATCATAAATGGATTGAATTGAGAACTTACTTGATGTGTGGTGCTGAAGATAGTAAGATTCTAGTGACGACTCGTAGTAAAACTGTGGCTCAGACAATGGGTGTATGTGACCCTTATGTTTTAAATGGCTTGACTTCGGAAGAATCATGGGGTTTGTTAAAGAACATCATTACATATGGGAATGAGGTCGAAAGAGTGAACCAAACTCTTGAATCAATTGGTAAGAAGATAGCAGAAAAATGCAGTGGAGTTCCATTAGCTATTAGAACACTAGGAGGCCTATTACAAAGTAAAAGTAAAGAGAGTGAATGGAACAATGTCTTGCAAGGTGACTTTTGGAGATTATGCGAGGACGAAAATAGCATCATGCCTGTTCTAAAACTGAGTTATCGAAGCTTGTCGCCTCAACAGAGACAATGTTTTGCATATTGCTCTATATATCCTAAGGACTGGGAAATAGAGAAGGATGAGTTGATTCAACTGTGCATTGCACAAGGTTATCTCAATTTTTCACCTGAAATTAAGGTCATGGAAGATTTTGGTAACCAATTCGTGAAGGTTTTCTTGACAAAATCATTTTTCCAAGATGCAAAAATGGATGGAGATGGGGATATATATAGTTTCAAAATGCATGATTTAATGCATGACCTTGCAATGCAAGTAGCTGGCAAAGATTGTTGTTCCTTGGATGGCGAGGCAAAAGAACTAGTTAGCAGACCCATGCATGTATCCTTGCAACATAATGACATTGATTTGTTGAGCTCATTGGATGCTAGCAGGCTCAGAACTTTGGTTTTATTGTCCTCGTCTCCCTATTGGACAGGATTGGATGGGGAGGAATTGTCGGTTATTTCAAATTTCAAATACTTGCGCGTCTTGAAACTGTCAGATTCTTCTTTAACCAAGCTATCTGGTTCAATTGGAAAATTAAAGCATTTAAGATGCCTTAACTTATATGATTGCAGGGCTTCAATAGATATTTTCAAATCCATAAGCAATCTTGTTTTCCTAAAATCATTGAAATTGCGAATAAGTGAAATCGCTATCAATGAGTTTAACGCGAGCGGTATTCATAATTCAAACTGGCTTTCTTCACTAACAAATATTGTTGAAATCTCTATCACTTCTTGTGGAACTTTGCGGTTTCTCCCCTCATTGGAACGTCTCCCATTCCTTAAGTCACTTCATATAAGTTCCCTTAGATGTCTGACTTACATACACTATGAAAAGCCTATTTTTCCTGAAAAATTCTTCCCATCTTTAGAGAGCCTCAGGTTGGAGGATTGCTCAAGCTTTATGGGATGGTGTATAGGAGGTGTTTTTTACTCTTCACAGTCACGTGATCTATCCTTCCATCCCTTTCCTCTTCTTTCTCATTTATCAATCACAGGATGTCCAATGCTGACTTGCATGCCTGCTTTTCCAAAACTTGACAAGATTTTGGAGTTAAACTGTAGTAATATGAATGCACTCTATACAACATTAGACAATCAGAGCCTCTCATTGCCTCCTCTTTCCAAGCTCAAATCTTTGTGTATCGGTGGAGAACTAATTGATGTCGGTAACATCCCAGAGAATTGGATGCAAAATCTTACTTCTCTCCAACATCTTCAAATTGAATGTTTTTCAAGTAAACAATTTCATGACACTGCTATTTGGTTTAGTGACGGCTTCAACTGTCTTCCTTCTCTACAAAAAATCACCTTACAACATTGTGATGACCTAAAGACATTCCCTGATTGGATTTGTAGCCTCTCATCGCTTCAACATGTGATCATAAGGTATCTCACATGTTTAGCATCGGCACCTGAAGGAATGTCTCATCTTACCAAATTACAGACCCTAGAAATCATTGCTTGTCCCCTCTTAGTTAAAGAATGCGCCACACAAACGAGTGCAACTTGGTCCAGAATTGCTCACATCCCAAACATAATCTTAAGGGATTTCATTTAG
- the LOC127076587 gene encoding uncharacterized protein LOC127076587, which translates to MWKTKQVTGSVTLLTTFLFQAWILQHFPRISDWASVPEYIEDMPRATAFISLRRNQTIEPFRVYLDRLIVEDIYFNNYVDHRQTQPFDEIVLYSRWLACGSCLAAPHLFECVMRQFGYVQIIPRHSTVFPPPALTRRQIEEMFHDYESHMVSDEARTITESDWSFVDRYIRWFLRMSHSYMVHVTLEDPPRPSHQEILEEEQA; encoded by the exons ATGTGGAAGACGAAGCAGGTCACTGGCAGCGTGACACTACTGACG ACTTTTTTATTTCAGGCTTGGATCCTCCAGCACTTCCCGCGCATCTCTGACTGGGCGAGTGTGCCTGAGTATATTGAGGATATGCCGCGTGCAACTGCTTTTATCTCGCTCAGAAGGAACCAGACGATCGAGCCTTTCAGAGTCTATCTTGATCGTTTGATTGTTGAGGACATATACTTCAACAACTATGTTGATCACCGTCAAACACAGCCATTTGACGAGATAGTGTTATACTCTAGATGGTTGGCCTGCGGATCGTGTCTCGCTGCTCCTCATCTGTTCGAGTGTGTCATGCGGCAATTTGGCTATGTTCAGATCATTCCCAGACACTCTACTGTCTTTCCTCCTCCTGCCTTGACACGTAGGCAGATAGAGGAGATGTTTCATGATTACGAGAGTCATATGGTATCGGATGAGGCACGTACCATAACTGAGAGCGACTGGAGCTTTGTAGACAGGTACATCAGATGGTTCTTAAGGATGTCACATTCGTATATGGTGCATGTTACTCTAGAAGATCCGCCGAGACCATCTCATCAGGAGATACTAGAGGAGGAGCAGGCTTAG